The Lutra lutra chromosome 1, mLutLut1.2, whole genome shotgun sequence genomic sequence TCAGatactttcatttcatttgaaaatgggaATTCTGGTAGTAAACATTTGGAAATAGAGACAATTACTGCTTCCAGTGATGGAAACAAAGAAGTCATTCCTGCACATGTGGCTGAGTTCATTGAAATTCCCGTAAGTGTCTCGGAAGAGGTTATTGAAAACATGATTGAGAATGGAAGTCCTGAGACTTCTTTAAATAATGTCTCAGAGCCTTTGCCTGTATGTGAGGATGActatgaggaggaagaggatgaggaagGTGATTACGAAGATGACGATTATGACCTGAATCAAGAAACTTCAGTACTCCATAAAATCAATGGAACTGTGTGCCATCCGAAAGACATATATGCTACAGATCAAGAAGGAAACTTTAAGTGCCCTGCTCTTGGTTGTGTCAGGATATTTAAAAGAATTGGCTTTCTAAATAAACATGCAAGGACTGTACATCCAACGGATTTAAATGTGCGGCAAACAGTAATGAAGTGGAgcaaagggaaatgcaaattctgtcAGAGGCAATTTGAAGATTCTCAACATTTTATCGATCACCTTAATCGACACAGCTATCCAAATGTGtacttttgtttgcattttaattgcAATGAGTCGTTTAAGTTGCCATTCCAGCTTGCTCAGCACACAAAAAGTCACAGGATATTTCAAGCTCAGTGTAGTTTTCCAGAATGCCATGAGCTTTTTGAAGATCTTCCTCTCCTATACGAACATGAGGCTCAGCACTATTTAAGTAAAACACCAGAATCATCTGCACAACCAAGTGAAACAATTCTTTGGGATGTTCTTACAGACTCAAATcctaatcatcaggaaaaagaCTCATCTAGTAATGAGAAACAAACTATTAGTCTGCCAGTTTCTACTAGCAAATCAAGGAAAGATTCCACAGAACCAAAGACATGTACAGAaagtatggaaaagaaaacagatggttTAGTTCAGAATGGAAATGAGCATTCTGATGACACTGTTTCTGATATAAGCTTGACAGACCAAAAGATGCCTGACAGAGAGccaaattctgaaaataattgtAGTATTAGTGATTTAGTCAATGGACACAGTGGAATAGAGCAGACAACTTTAGTTTCGTCAGATCCTGCTTTGAAAATGGATACAAATAGAATCAGGACAGAAAACGGTTCCATTTTACCCAGTGTTGTACCACAAGAACATAATACCCCGCCAGTATCTCAGGCACCTTCCAAACCAAATCTGACGAGTGAACATACTTCATATGGCTTAATTTTAACAAAGCCGTATGTCAGACCACTGCCTCCCAGTTACCTTGATGAACGGTACCTTAGTATGCCAAAACGCAGAAAATTTCTGACTGATAGAGTAGATGCCTGTTCTGATCAAGATAACGTTTGtaaaaaatccatgaaaagaTTAAGATGTGGCAAATGCCTGACCACCTACTGTAATGCAGAAGCACTTGAGGCTCACCTTGCACAAAAGAAATGTCAGACACTCTTTGGATTTGATTCAGATGATGAAAGTA encodes the following:
- the ZNF654 gene encoding zinc finger protein 654 isoform X2, with product MALIKSCINHPEISKDLYFHQALFTCLFMSPVEDQLFREHLLKTDCKSGIDIICNTEKEGKTVLALQLCESFLIPQLQNGDMYCIWELIFIWSKLQLKSNPSKQVFVDQCYQLLRTATNVRVIFPFMKIIKDEVEEDGLQICVEICGCALQLDLHDDPKTKCLIYKTIAHFLPNDLEILRICALSIFFLERSLEAYHTVEELYKRPDEEYNEGTSSVQNRVRFELLPILKKGLFFDPEFWNFVMIKKNCVALLSDKSAVRFLNESTLENSIGNLKKAVEQQGLDEGLDFLTDQSTGELDPDDIPRVQPKGHINTKKNLMALNVSKVDHNVPRHRCMLCNKEFLGGHIVRHAQAHQKKGSFSCVICGRKFRNRGLMQKHLKNHVKKIQRQQIAAAQQEDQEIPALEEVNCSDTFISFENGNSGSKHLEIETITASSDGNKEVIPAHVAEFIEIPVSVSEEVIENMIENGSPETSLNNVSEPLPVCEDDYEEEEDEEGDYEDDDYDLNQETSVLHKINGTVCHPKDIYATDQEGNFKCPALGCVRIFKRIGFLNKHARTVHPTDLNVRQTVMKWSKGKCKFCQRQFEDSQHFIDHLNRHSYPNVYFCLHFNCNESFKLPFQLAQHTKSHRIFQAQCSFPECHELFEDLPLLYEHEAQHYLSKTPESSAQPSETILWDVLTDSNPNHQEKDSSSNEKQTISLPVSTSKSRKDSTEPKTCTESMEKKTDGLVQNGNEHSDDTVSDISLTDQKMPDREPNSENNCSISDLVNGHSGIEQTTLVSSDPALKMDTNRIRTENGSILPSVVPQEHNTPPVSQAPSKPNLTSEHTSYGLILTKPYVRPLPPSYLDERYLSMPKRRKFLTDRVDACSDQDNVCKKSMKRLRCGKCLTTYCNAEALEAHLAQKKCQTLFGFDSDDESA